The segment CTAATAAATTTTTTCTCTTTTTCATAAACTTCTTTATTATGAGCAATATAAAAATTGTATATGAACCTACTTACACCAATAGTTTTATGAATTTTAGTTATCTGTTCTTCTGTTGGTTTAATTTCTATTTTGTATGCTTTTTTCAACTTCTTCATCTTCCTTTATCTTTTTCTTATATTTTCTTCGTATTGTTCATAAGTATACTATCTTCTATTTGTTGGTGTTCTAAATGCTTTTAATATTCCTTCGTTATCCCATCTTTGTAATGTTCTAACTGATACATTAATTAATTCTGCAAATTCATTTGGTTTATAGTTATTATTTTTCGAATGTACTCACTTCCTTTTCATAAGTACATTTTACTATATTTAATTACTTTTATCTATATTTTAAATAGCTAAAGATATCTCCTTTCTATTCTTTAAAATTAATATTCTCTGTAACCTTTAAACCCATGTCCCAAATGTTATCTTTTAGCCTAACACCAAGGCTATTATCTATTCTCATTTTATTCTTAGAATCCTCTATAACTATTCCCCCTATTATATCTTCTCTAGTCTTTTCTACAGTTACTTTAATATTCTTAAATTCCTTTAACAGCCCTTCTATATCTTTATGATATTTATTGTAATCCTTTGTAGTTAAATACATCCTATACTCCCCTTCTTCACATTCCTCAAAGGTTACCTTAATTATTTTAATCAATAAATCTTTGTACTCTTCTTTATCAGTAAATTTTATTAATTTATTCATCACATCTTTATAGACTTTTCCAATTAAATCTTCTTTTAAATTTAAGATTTCTTGATGATTTTGAGATTTAGCTTTAGCAATTATTTCATTAGCTTTCAATTCTG is part of the Haloimpatiens massiliensis genome and harbors:
- a CDS encoding V-type ATP synthase subunit E, encoding MTSIDDKIKLFTKLTYDKIQAEKGIELEKIQNMKEKMISDEKEKIKKIEDLEMKEALKKAELKANEIIAKAKSQNHQEILNLKEDLIGKVYKDVMNKLIKFTDKEEYKDLLIKIIKVTFEECEEGEYRMYLTTKDYNKYHKDIEGLLKEFKNIKVTVEKTREDIIGGIVIEDSKNKMRIDNSLGVRLKDNIWDMGLKVTENINFKE